A window of Drosophila sulfurigaster albostrigata strain 15112-1811.04 chromosome X, ASM2355843v2, whole genome shotgun sequence genomic DNA:
ATGAATGATCAGCATCAAAGCTTTTGATCTAACAGCTTTCAGACCTTTCTCCCATTCCAACTACTGATCAGCATCAATGCTTTTGATCTAACAGCTTTTTGGTCTTTATAACCTGTATATGTTATACCTTTCATAACCTGTAATGTTAATTACTGTTAAACTGCAGCTCTCTTGCTTCTTATCTTTATCCCTATGTTTAATCCTGCGTTGCTTCGTCTTTAGTGACCCTGCGGAAGCTGTACGCAAGCGGGGACAGGCAAGGTCCAGTGCACCACCCGAGAAACGTCATCCGTTTGCGCAGTTCCTGAAGTACGACCGTCAGATATTGAAATTCCAGGCCTATTGGGATGATCGCACCGACATGGGTGATGTGCGCAAACTGGAGATCTGCTACTACCTCGCCGATGATACCATCGAGGTGAAGGAGGCCCACATACGTAACTCTGGTCGGGATGGGCCTAGCACGTTCCTCAAGCGTGGACGTTTGCAGCGGGTGAGTGGGCCACAAATCATTCCCTTCTCTGATAACAGAGTGACTTACCTTCACCTTCACGTTTGCTAGGAATTCGATGGCATGTTTCTGCCGGGTCAACAGACGCCGGTGACGTTGTTGAATGTGCTGGGATCGTCGCGCAATGTGCGCTACTGTGTCGATCCCCTCAATTTGGGCAACAAGGAGATACTGTACTACAGTCAGCGGGATCTGCAAATAGGCAGCGTACTCAATATCTACGGGCGTGCTGTGGTCATCACGGACATGGATCCATTTACGCGGCAATACTATCGCGATCACTACGGCATCGAGCAGTTTACGCCACTGCCACAGCCAACGAGATCGGACGTTTGTGCGCCGTACGACAAATCGGGTCGCATGCTACCGCCGTACAATGGCTGGGGCAGCTACGAGGATTCCGCCGGCAATTGCATGTCGATTGTGATAAAACGTCCCAAAACGGACTTTAggaaattcattaaattcgATCGTTATGTGCTGCGTTTTGGGGCCAAAATGTTGTCCACCATACGCGAGAATTGCGAACGCATCTTTGTCATCAGCTATTTCCTTAGCGATGATACCATGCAGGTGCAGGAGGTGGCGGTCCGCAATTCGGGTTTCCTTGGCGGTGAGTTCATGAAGCGCACTCGCGTTTTAATACCCGGCCAGGAGAAATTCTCGTGCAAGCAACCGTTGTATTATCGGCCATGTAATTTCTATATTGGCGGCACCATGTCCATCAAGGATTTCATCTTTCATCTGGTATCAGCCGATGAGTTTACGCTCATGTACATGGAACATCATCCCGATCAGTTTGCACACACCAACATCGATCTGATACTGGAGAAAGTGCGCAAGGTGCTCGAGACACGGATGTCGGACTTTGTGTCCAGCTGTGTGCCCGAATGCACTGATCTCGACCAGAAGTTGGAACAGCGTGCCATCTTCATATCCTTCGAGAGTCTCAAGGGTGCT
This region includes:
- the LOC133847398 gene encoding EF-hand domain-containing family member C2, with translation MLRIPGMPLLPGTLFRDVNKVYYPKSQSLLNFRGIPMLSDRLQSTPVDPAGVVVDISCPPAQAQALYPPRTGPRLPPWLAYDKKVLSFKAYFKQTLQENFHAPYMVRNVNIYYYLEDGTLDIHEPKVENSGIVQGCVLHRQRVPKPPPCDNEFISIVDLNVDKTVQIFDRNYHIYDCDQFTRRFLNKHGIVVSDPVSPAVDPAEAVRKRGQARSSAPPEKRHPFAQFLKYDRQILKFQAYWDDRTDMGDVRKLEICYYLADDTIEVKEAHIRNSGRDGPSTFLKRGRLQREFDGMFLPGQQTPVTLLNVLGSSRNVRYCVDPLNLGNKEILYYSQRDLQIGSVLNIYGRAVVITDMDPFTRQYYRDHYGIEQFTPLPQPTRSDVCAPYDKSGRMLPPYNGWGSYEDSAGNCMSIVIKRPKTDFRKFIKFDRYVLRFGAKMLSTIRENCERIFVISYFLSDDTMQVQEVAVRNSGFLGGEFMKRTRVLIPGQEKFSCKQPLYYRPCNFYIGGTMSIKDFIFHLVSADEFTLMYMEHHPDQFAHTNIDLILEKVRKVLETRMSDFVSSCVPECTDLDQKLEQRAIFISFESLKGALVALMGTTISDHEIITICRHFSGEQAPPNACSRDKVRAAAHLEIKRALWNGREELMEHFHHINPTNKPFMPESQVRSTLRGFRMPFTLELIDNILSVLNRNDCDDIEVCDLMNFIDVSCFKGCDMPPINYAFELCPKLPFQYKGRVIDFGCLLKALNLPINLATTPVQPANVTGDARILPPNESDNC